From Pleurocapsa sp. PCC 7319:
TTGGGGATGATTTGGGATTTAGGCTTTGAAAATAAGCTGTGCCGATAATTGCTAAAAATGAAATATAGGCCAAAATTTGTCCTAAATAGAGAGTCTGACGATAACCAAAAAGAGCTTTTAAAATTATCCCTGGAAATTGTTTTTCGGGTAATAGATTTGAGCCGTCCCATACTTGTGTCCCCAAGATGCAGGATGAGCCATCCGAAATACACCAATTATTAAGTGATAATTGCGAGAATAAAGCTAGAGCAGCATCAAAATGTTTGAGTGCACCCATAACTAAACCGCCAACAATCAATAAAAGTAAAATTCCCATCACTTGAAAAAACAAGCGGATATTAATTTTCACTCCCAAAGAGAATAATGCTACCCCCATCAAGGCTGCCAGAGCTAAGCCCGTAACTGCACCTACCGCAGGCAGAGTCCATTCTTGCTGAAATTTTGCCAAGATGAATAAAACAGTTTCAAAGCCTTCTCGTAAGACAGCAATAAAAATTAAGAGAAATACTGCTTTTTCGGCATTAT
This genomic window contains:
- a CDS encoding FTR1 family protein; amino-acid sequence: MDLSAILPTFVVTLREGFEATLVVGIVMACLQKAKQPQLYRWVYLGVLGGIIASVAVGFLLAGTLTGVESRGGIYTPVVKQLLEGIFGVVAIAMLSWMLLWMTKQAKSLKGEVEGAINSALNQNNAEKAVFLLIFIAVLREGFETVLFILAKFQQEWTLPAVGAVTGLALAALMGVALFSLGVKINIRLFFQVMGILLLLIVGGLVMGALKHFDAALALFSQLSLNNWCISDGSSCILGTQVWDGSNLLPEKQFPGIILKALFGYRQTLYLGQILAYISFLAIIGTAYFQSLNPKSSPSNKQLKTEN